From the Topomyia yanbarensis strain Yona2022 unplaced genomic scaffold, ASM3024719v1 HiC_scaffold_30, whole genome shotgun sequence genome, one window contains:
- the LOC131695148 gene encoding histone H4-like, with protein MTGRGKGGKGLGKGGAKRHRKVLRDNIQGITKPAIRRLARRGGVKRISGLIYEETRGVLKIFLENVIRDAVTYTEHAKRKTVTAMDVVYALKRQGRTLYGFGG; from the coding sequence ATGACTGGCCGTGGCAAAGGAGGCAAAGGGCTCGGCAAGGGAGGCGCTAAGCGGCACCGCAAGGTGCTTCGTGACAATATCCAGGGCATCACCAAACCCGCCATTCGTCGTCTGGCTCGACGTGGAGGAGTGAAGCGAATCTCCGGTTTGATATACGAGGAAACCCGTGGTGTGCTGAAGATTTTTCTGGAAAACGTTATCCGGGACGCTGTGACGTACACTGAACATGCCAAACGGAAGACCGTCACTGCGATGGATGTCGTCTATGCGCTTAAACGCCAGGGACGCACATTGTacggttttggtggttaa